A window of Verrucomicrobiota bacterium contains these coding sequences:
- a CDS encoding TROVE domain-containing protein encodes MAIHYAKHLNRRRTPQSQPIPGTNQVRNSNSCCSWQVDDWTRLDRFLILGAEGGTYYINERDLVKQNHDAIVRCIKADGVRAVNRIVEISDAGRAPKNDPAIFALALVATHGDAQAKAAAFANLGKVCRIGTHLFHFAEYVNAMRGWGRGLRNAVARWYGDSEADALAYQAVKYQQRDGWSHGDLLRLAHPKAPSPQHDAVFRWMLNGAESLREREVKRKVRGEDRVAKYGAVGALPKIIEAFEQAKRASSKDEIVKLITEFDLPREALPTQWLNEVAVWDALLARMPMMAMVRNLAKMTSIGLIKPFSDAKKLVLRKLKDETALKRSRLHPLAVLVAQKIYAQGHGDKAALKWSPVSAIVDALDEAFYATFPNVEPCNKPVLLALDVSGSMACSIIAGSSINAREASAAMALITAATEPEHEIIGFSAPDRGGYGGMHGGGEPGITRVNVSPRMRLSEVIKHIESIPMGGTDCSLPMLWAARNKLNVSGFVTYTDSETWAGNIHPAQALRQYRSEFVGDAKAVVVGMTSNGFTLADPNDRGMLDVVGFDTSVPAVIANFVRE; translated from the coding sequence ATGGCTATCCACTACGCGAAGCATTTGAACCGACGCCGCACACCCCAGTCGCAACCGATTCCCGGCACGAACCAGGTTCGCAACTCGAACAGCTGTTGCTCGTGGCAGGTGGATGACTGGACGCGCCTCGACCGCTTCCTGATCCTCGGTGCTGAAGGCGGCACCTACTACATCAACGAGCGCGATCTGGTGAAGCAGAACCACGACGCCATCGTGCGTTGCATCAAGGCGGACGGTGTTCGCGCCGTGAACCGCATCGTTGAAATCAGCGATGCCGGTCGCGCGCCGAAGAACGATCCGGCCATCTTCGCTCTCGCGCTGGTCGCGACGCACGGTGATGCGCAGGCCAAGGCTGCTGCGTTCGCGAACCTGGGCAAGGTCTGCCGCATCGGGACCCACCTGTTCCACTTCGCGGAATACGTGAACGCGATGCGCGGTTGGGGTCGCGGTCTGCGCAACGCCGTGGCGCGTTGGTATGGGGACTCTGAAGCCGACGCTCTCGCCTACCAGGCTGTGAAGTATCAGCAGCGCGACGGTTGGTCGCACGGTGACCTGCTCCGCCTTGCTCATCCGAAGGCCCCTTCGCCACAGCACGATGCGGTCTTCCGCTGGATGCTCAACGGCGCGGAGTCGCTCCGCGAACGCGAAGTGAAGCGCAAGGTTCGCGGTGAGGACCGCGTGGCAAAGTATGGTGCGGTCGGCGCACTGCCGAAGATCATCGAAGCGTTCGAGCAGGCCAAGCGAGCATCGAGCAAGGATGAAATCGTGAAGCTCATCACGGAGTTCGACCTGCCGCGCGAAGCCCTCCCGACGCAGTGGCTCAACGAGGTCGCTGTCTGGGACGCGCTGCTCGCTCGCATGCCCATGATGGCCATGGTTCGCAACCTCGCCAAGATGACAAGCATCGGCCTCATCAAGCCATTCAGCGATGCCAAGAAACTCGTTCTTCGGAAGCTGAAGGATGAAACGGCGCTGAAGCGTTCGCGCCTCCACCCGCTCGCCGTTCTGGTGGCACAGAAAATCTACGCCCAGGGGCACGGCGACAAAGCTGCGCTAAAGTGGTCGCCAGTCTCGGCGATCGTAGACGCACTGGATGAGGCGTTCTACGCGACGTTCCCTAACGTTGAGCCGTGCAACAAGCCGGTTCTGCTCGCACTCGACGTGAGCGGTTCGATGGCGTGCTCGATCATCGCCGGTTCCAGTATCAACGCCCGTGAAGCGAGCGCAGCCATGGCGCTGATCACGGCGGCGACGGAGCCGGAACATGAAATCATCGGGTTCTCCGCTCCAGATCGTGGTGGTTACGGCGGGATGCATGGCGGCGGTGAACCGGGCATCACCCGCGTCAACGTGTCGCCTCGCATGAGACTCTCCGAAGTCATCAAGCACATCGAAAGCATTCCGATGGGCGGCACGGACTGCTCTCTGCCCATGTTGTGGGCGGCCCGCAACAAGCTGAACGTGTCAGGCTTCGTGACCTACACGGACAGTGAAACGTGGGCGGGCAACATTCATCCGGCGCAAGCGCTGCGTCAGTATCGCAGTGAGTTCGTCGGAGACGCAAAGGCGGTCGTTGTCGGCATGACCTCCAACGGCTTCACCCTCGCTGATCCGAACGACCGCGGAATGCTCGACGTGGTGGGCTTCGACACATCCGTGCCGGCAGTGATTGCGAACTTCGTTCGCGAGTAG
- a CDS encoding HNH endonuclease: protein MSDILNKTIVLVLNRNWQAMNIRTPQEAFCQMATNVATALEIDGENHIRPVTWDEWITLPIRDGDNAVQTVRGAIRVPTVIVAMNFAKVPKKRPKLCAKTIRERDGNRCQYSGKLLRPDEGSLDHVLPRSRGGKDAWDNLVWADKAVNAKKGNRLPHEAGLQLLTLPRAPKELPVTALIRNAYGIVDWKMFVKE, encoded by the coding sequence ATGAGCGACATACTGAACAAGACCATTGTGCTGGTGCTGAACCGCAACTGGCAGGCGATGAACATTCGCACGCCACAGGAGGCGTTCTGCCAAATGGCCACGAACGTTGCGACCGCGCTGGAAATTGACGGCGAGAACCACATCCGCCCCGTCACGTGGGACGAGTGGATCACGCTGCCCATCCGCGATGGCGACAACGCGGTCCAGACTGTGCGCGGTGCGATCCGCGTGCCAACCGTAATTGTGGCGATGAACTTCGCGAAGGTGCCCAAGAAGCGTCCGAAGCTCTGCGCAAAGACCATCCGCGAACGCGACGGCAATCGTTGCCAGTACAGCGGCAAGCTTCTGCGCCCTGACGAAGGCAGCCTCGACCACGTTCTTCCCCGCTCCCGCGGCGGCAAGGACGCCTGGGACAATCTCGTGTGGGCAGACAAGGCCGTGAACGCGAAGAAAGGCAACCGCCTGCCGCACGAGGCTGGCTTGCAGCTACTCACCCTGCCGCGCGCACCGAAGGAACTGCCCGTGACGGCACTCATTCGCAACGCCTACGGCATCGTGGATTGGAAGATGTTCGTGAAGGAATGA
- a CDS encoding amidohydrolase family protein has protein sequence MVRLLILFAAAALPVFAAQPTTDTNLAVISHVTVIDGSGALAQSGMTVVIEGNRIQALGKDGSVAVPRNAKVIDASGKYLIPGLWDMHIHMFSTRASALPALVANGVTGVRDLGGLLRDIDEWRIKIDSGLLVGPRIIRAGPTLNGRQFGVH, from the coding sequence ATGGTTCGGCTGCTCATCCTCTTCGCTGCGGCGGCGCTTCCAGTTTTCGCCGCCCAGCCGACCACCGACACGAACCTAGCTGTCATTTCCCACGTGACGGTCATCGACGGCTCCGGCGCATTGGCCCAGTCCGGAATGACGGTGGTGATTGAAGGTAACCGGATTCAGGCGCTGGGCAAGGATGGAAGCGTGGCGGTTCCCCGGAACGCAAAGGTGATCGATGCCTCCGGCAAATATCTGATCCCTGGGCTCTGGGACATGCATATTCACATGTTCTCGACGAGAGCGAGCGCCTTGCCGGCGCTGGTCGCGAACGGAGTGACCGGCGTGCGTGATTTGGGCGGTCTTCTCCGGGACATCGACGAATGGCGAATCAAAATCGACTCAGGATTGTTGGTCGGTCCGCGCATTATCCGCGCCGGGCCAACGCTGAACGGCCGCCAGTTTGGAGTTCACTAG
- a CDS encoding amidohydrolase family protein, with protein MNESEARGAVRALYKCGVDCIKVHRAISREAYFGAVDESRKLGLSVAGHIPRTVTPQEASQAGQAFIEHVITLFEGTFAHSHQSESYAAALDRFAQESADALFALFSSNKTAFTPTLVSHRMATQFGRTNPNPRDKYVSRSAAQWTAELVSRDKNQLTPEFYENKAQEFRIALPLVKKMQQAGVLLLAGSDVGPAGSYPGFDLHDELELMVQAGLTPMQALQSATRNPAAFLKLDDTGTVAVGKIADLVLLDANPLEKITNTKGIRAVVLRGRYLDREALNGLLREAERIAQLE; from the coding sequence ATGAACGAATCAGAGGCGCGCGGGGCCGTGCGTGCCCTTTACAAGTGTGGAGTGGACTGCATCAAGGTTCATCGTGCGATTTCCCGCGAGGCCTACTTCGGTGCGGTCGATGAAAGCCGGAAGCTGGGGCTTTCGGTCGCGGGGCACATTCCGAGAACGGTGACGCCGCAGGAGGCCTCCCAGGCGGGACAAGCATTCATTGAGCACGTGATAACGCTCTTCGAAGGAACTTTCGCCCATTCTCACCAAAGCGAATCTTACGCCGCGGCACTCGACAGGTTCGCACAGGAATCGGCGGACGCGTTGTTTGCGCTCTTCTCCAGCAACAAGACGGCCTTTACTCCCACCCTGGTCTCGCATCGGATGGCGACTCAGTTCGGCCGGACGAATCCGAACCCGCGGGACAAATACGTCTCACGATCCGCCGCCCAGTGGACCGCGGAACTGGTCTCCCGAGACAAGAATCAGTTGACGCCGGAATTTTATGAGAACAAGGCGCAGGAATTCCGGATCGCACTGCCGCTCGTCAAAAAGATGCAACAGGCCGGTGTGCTCTTGCTCGCCGGTTCCGATGTGGGTCCGGCCGGTTCGTATCCGGGATTCGACCTCCACGACGAACTTGAACTGATGGTCCAGGCCGGACTCACGCCGATGCAGGCCCTGCAGTCCGCCACGCGCAATCCCGCCGCGTTTCTGAAGTTGGACGACACAGGCACCGTCGCTGTGGGCAAGATCGCCGACCTCGTCCTGCTGGACGCGAATCCGTTGGAGAAGATTACCAACACCAAAGGGATTCGCGCTGTGGTTTTGCGTGGACGGTATCTGGATCGCGAAGCACTCAATGGCTTGCTGCGCGAAGCCGAAAGGATCGCGCAACTCGAGTAG